ACAGGGTCTGGCGGCTGACGGCCATCTGGCGCGCAACGCGGTCCATGCTCGCGTCGCCGGTGTGCAGGATGGGCATCAGGACGCTCTCCACCCGGCCGCGGGTGGATCTGGAGGCTTCCAGGCTCTGCAGGAGCGCGTCGCCTCGCTCGCTGAGGATGCCGAAGGCGTACCGCGGCAGGTTGGCGACCCGGCGCTGCAGCAAGGAATCGTGGACCATGATCCCATTCTTGTTGCTCCCGAATACAACAGGGGCGCGGAAGATCCGTTCATACTCGGCGCGATAGCCGGGGTCGGTGTGCGTGACATGGACCGCCTTGGCGACAGGCATGGCGTCGAACCGGCGCGGCCCGCAGATCAGTTGGGCGAAGGCGGACTCCGTGAGTTCGGGAAAGTCGTTGGGGTTCCGCCGGGCGTCGACCATCCAGAACCCGTCGCGGTCGGCCACCATGCGGAAGCGGTCGCCGCCGTCCGCGTTGTCGGTTTCGACCACCAGGGGCACGTAGCGGTTCAGCTGGGCGAAGGCCTCGGCCATGTTCTCGGAGGCCTGGCCGATCAGGCCCAGGATCGAGACCTTGGCGATGTCGACCATCTCGCCGTAGTGGAGCGCCAGGGCCGGATCGCCGGTAAGATCCTTGGCCGCCCGCATGAGCGCCACATAGCTCGCGAAGGGCAGGCGGCTGTCCTGATCGTCCAGGTCCTCGAGACGAATCCCGGCGCGCTCGGCGAGCGCGGCCCGGCGCGCACCCTTCTTAAGGGCGAGCTCCATCAGACCCCGCGCGAAACCGGCCGAGACCGTGGGTTCAGACATGGCCGCCGCCGGCCCTGTTACCTCGGGTCATGCTTTTGATGCGCGCCGCCATGTCCATCACGTCCGTCGTGGACGAGGCTACGCCCAATGGAATCGAGACCAAGTGACAAACGAGACAGGTTCGCCGTCGCCGACCTCGTCTCGCTTCGCATTCTTTCCGCTGCGCCGCTGGCGCTTCCAGGGTGACCGCCATGCCTCCGGCCATGATGCTCCATATCGCAGCGGGCGGCGTCGGCCTCGCCTCCGGCTTCGCCGCCCTGGCCTTCCGCAAGGGCGAGCACCTGCACCGGATCGCGGGGACGGCCTTCTTCGTCGCCATGCTGTTCATGTCCGGCATCGGGGCGGTCATGGCGGCGTTCCTGCCGAACCGGCCCACCATCCTCGTGGGCGTGCTCACCTTCTACCTCGTGGCCACGGCATGGATGACGGTCCGGCGCGAGGAGGGCCGCGTCGGCCGTTTCGAGGTCGCCGCCCTGACCGTCGTCGCGGTCGTGGCGGCGCTGGACTTCGTCGCCGGCTGGGTGGCGCTTCGAAGCCCCAGAGGGGCCATGGACCAGATACCGTATCAGATGATCTTCGTCTTCGCCGGCGTCGCGACCCTGGCCGCGATCACGGACCTCCGGGTGATCCGGCGAGGTGGCGTTTCCGGCCCTCCGCGCATCGCGCGGCATCTCTGGCGGATGTGCGTGGCCCTGCTGATCGCCACCACTTCGTTCTTCTTCGGCCAGCAGAAGGTTCTGCCGGAGGCGCTGCACGGCTCGCCGGTTCTGTTCATCCCGACCCTGACGGTGCTCGTGCTGATGGTGTTCTGGCTGTTCCGCGTGAGGTTCAGCAAGGCGTTCGCGCCCACCGCGCGGCCTCAGACCCTGGAGGCGGCCGGCTAGTTCGCGCCCACCCGGTAGTAGTCGCGATACCAGTCCACGAAGTTGGAGACCCCGACTTCGATGGGGGTCTTGGGCGCATAGTCGAGAACCGCCCTGGTCTCAGTGACGTCGGCCTCGGTGCGGGCCACGTCGCCGGGCTGCATGGGCAGGAAGTCGATCTGCGCCTTGCGGCCGAGCTTCTCCTCCAGGACCTCGATATAGCGCATCAGTTCCACGCGAGTGCTATTCCCGAGGTTGAGGATCCGCCAGGGGGCGACGCCGCTGGTGGCGGGATCCGGGCTCTGCGGGTCCCAGTGGGGATCGGGGGCCGGCGGGCGGTCCAGGGCGGCGACGACGCCCGAGACGATGTCGTCGATATAGGTGAAGTCGCGCTGCATCTGGCCTTGGCCGAACACCTCTATGGGGCGGTTGGCCAGGATCGCCTCGGTGAACTTGAACAGCGC
This genomic stretch from Phenylobacterium sp. LH3H17 harbors:
- a CDS encoding AraC family transcriptional regulator — its product is MSEPTVSAGFARGLMELALKKGARRAALAERAGIRLEDLDDQDSRLPFASYVALMRAAKDLTGDPALALHYGEMVDIAKVSILGLIGQASENMAEAFAQLNRYVPLVVETDNADGGDRFRMVADRDGFWMVDARRNPNDFPELTESAFAQLICGPRRFDAMPVAKAVHVTHTDPGYRAEYERIFRAPVVFGSNKNGIMVHDSLLQRRVANLPRYAFGILSERGDALLQSLEASRSTRGRVESVLMPILHTGDASMDRVARQMAVSRQTLFRRLKAEGVTFAGVLDELRHRLALHYLTGRKVSVNETAYLVGFSDPAAFSRAFKRWTGCSPRQMRASKLVEDRVAAS